From Lytechinus variegatus isolate NC3 chromosome 16, Lvar_3.0, whole genome shotgun sequence, the proteins below share one genomic window:
- the LOC121429720 gene encoding intraflagellar transport protein 81 homolog, with translation MSTQLKYVVEQLNKDPFRRNYNLISFDALEPLQLLQVLNDVLSEINPQHKLDIREETPDATAMRMLAELKVLKYKPSVEPATFRQGLVAGNKPVVYSILEWLFQKMPELKKRAYLARFLVKIEVPGEILQEEAVMDTYTQYEALVDGFMELHRTSETLKTSGFSTTEIKKDISQMEDEKDQLTKRIERLKKKVETVPNYEHMMSIARNFRKEQEREASLAQQRQEQKNQLHHAEQRLQRMKQQLKDLKQSTVGVSAEDLVKKLDEENKVNAYMCEEKLPKDLENLRKACQDLERVVNEPAMGQGDLEEIQNQIKAVNSEVNGLIEKRMMSNDPKDDKLSLFRQQASIIARKKEGRADALREAKEELIQAKQELTEKRESAKNLEGEEVLKGDEFKRYVNKLRGKSTDYKRKRQELAELRAELGVLSRTEEILKQRDEQIQHRLSKLEAKKGVAGYHDTQEELEKVSTIKSELDDVKGRTLEDMSQLVQKLNTSIASKKANLAPIIKELRPLRQQAQEMQVVYDDKKTAYDTKAAGLESNRSKLEQEVRAYREECSQEESRYHYLHCMLQIVEMQNQRVASEMKAYTSADQMEKKKAFRDQYTRKLQEQENLGKSLREKQKAVKESHGPSMKQMKMWGDFQLLMECKKRCFLSQRQDQDAGRIVRDEAANEERLVL, from the exons ATGAGCACCCAGCTCAAGTATGTGGTTGAGCAACTCAACAAAGATCCTTTTCGGAGGAACTATAACCTGATCAGCTTCGATGCCTTAGAGCCCCTTCAGCTATTGCAGGTGCTCAATGATGTCTTGTCTGAAATCAACCCCCAG CACAAGCTTGACATCAGAGAGGAAACACCAGATGCTACAGCAATGAGAATGTTGGCTGAACTCAAAGTCCTCAAATACAAGCCTTCGGTGGAGCC ggCTACCTTTCGGCAGGGCCTTGTAGCTGGAAACAAGCCTGTGGTCTATTCAATATTGGAATGGTTATTCCAAAAGATGCCCGAGCTGAAGAAGAGGGCGTATCTAGCCAGGTTTCTTGTGAAGATTGAAGTACCTGGTGAAATTCTACAAGAGGAAGCTGTAATGGATACATACACACAG TATGAGGCGCTGGTCGATGGCTTCATGGAGCTTCACAGGACTTCAGAAACACTGAAGACATCGGGTTTCTCTACGACGGAGATCAAGAAAGATATATCACAGATGGAAGATGAGAAAGATCAACTCACAAAGAGGATTGAAAGGCTCAAGAAAAAG GTGGAGACAGTTCCTAATTATGAGCATATGATGTCTATAGCAAGGAATTTCAGGAAGGAGCAAGAGAGAGAAGCCTCACTGGCACAGCAAAGGCAAGAGCAGAAGAACCAG CTTCACCATGCCGAGCAGAGACTGCAGCGCATGAAGCAACAGCTCAAAGATTTAAAGCAGTCTACAGTAGGAGTTTCCGCTGAGg ACCTGGTGAAGAAACTTGACGAGGAGAACAAGGTGAATGCTTACATGTGTGAGGAGAAGCTTCCCAAGGACCTGGAGAACTTGAGGAAAGCCTGTCAAGACCTGGAGAGGGTCGTCAACGAGCCGGCCATGGGACAAGGAGACCTTGAAGAGATCCAGAATCAG ATCAAAGCTGTCAACTCCGAAGTCAATGGCTTGATCGAGAAGCGAATGATGAGCAACGACCCCAAGGATGACAAGCTCTCCCTCTTCCGCCAACAAGCCTCCATCATCGCCAGAAAGAAGGAAGGTCGAGCGGATGCCCTGCGAGAGGCCAAGGAAGAGCTCATACAAGCCAAGCAGGAGCTCACAGAGAAGAGGGAGTCGGCGAAAAATCTGGAAGGGGAGGAGGTCTTGAAAGGAGATGAA TTCAAGCGATATGTCAACAAGCTGCGTGGCAAGAGTACAGACTACAAGAGGAAACGCCAAGAGTTGGCGGAGCTGCGTGCCGAGCTTGGTGTCCTCTCTCGGACAGAGGAAATCCTCAAGCAACGTGATGAACAGATTCAGCACCGCCTG TCCAAATTGGAAGCAAAGAAGGGCGTGGCTGGTTACCATGACACCCAAGAGGAGTTAGAGAAAGTATCTACAATCAAGAGTGAATTAGATGATGTTAAAGGTCGCACACTGGAAGACATGTCACAACTG GTACAAAAGTTGAATACGAGCATAGCTTCCAAGAAGGCGAACCTGGCACCCATTATAAAGGAACTGCGCCCTCTACGTCAGCAGGCACAGGAGATGCAGGTGGTTTATGACGACAAGAAGACGGCATATGACACCAAGGCAGCTGGGCTGGAAAGCAATCGTTCAAAGCTTGAACAG GAGGTGAGAGCTTATCGTGAGGAGTGCAGTCAGGAGGAGAGCCGGTATCACTACCTTCATTGCATGCTGCAGATTGTCGAGATGCAGAACCAGCGGGTCGCCAGCGAGATGAAGGCGTACACCTCGGCCGATCagatggagaagaagaaagcTTTCAGGGATCAGTACACACGCAAGCTACAAGAGCAAGAAAATCTGGGCAAG AGTTTACGTGAGAAGCAGAAGGCGGTCAAGGAGAGCCACGGACCAAGCATGAAACAGATGAAGATGTGGGGCGACTTCCAGCTCCTCATGGAATGCAAGAAGAGATGTTTCCTCAGCCAGAGGCAGGACCAGGACGCCGGGAGGATAGTCAGGGATGAGGCGGCCAACGAGGAGAGGCTCGTTCTCTAG
- the LOC121429814 gene encoding probable signal peptidase complex subunit 2 isoform X2 — protein sequence MSSERGDTLMEEEPCKVDKWNGTAVKNALDDDIRRIFTKVFEYEENHSLIDNRLVLCSVACMFAIVALIYDYLNPFPESRSVLAFCVLAYFAMMSLLTLYTTMIEKNHFLVTNQKDPAGLDPSDTWCCDSYMKRFDDEYNLVLQFEDGKTKEKRESSITKSVGAWFDESGLLLHDRFQSDVCKLHNSLLAEKKDK from the exons ATGTCAAGTGAACGTGGAGATACATTG atggaGGAGGAGCCGTGCAAAGTGGATAAGTGGAACGGGACTGCGGTCAAGAACGCCTTGGATGATGATATCCGGAGG ATATTCACCAAAGTGTTTGAATACGAAGAGAACCATTCTTTGATCGATAATCGTCTTGTCCTCTGCAGCGTAGCCTGCATGTTTGCCATCGTAGCTCTCATCTACGACTACCTCAATCCGTTTCCTGAATCAAGATCTGTCCTTGCCTTCTGTGTGCTAGC TTATTTTGCCATGATGTCATTGTTGACCCTGTATACGACCATGATAGAGAAGAACCATTTTTTGGTGACGAATCAGAAGGACCCCGCGGGTCTTGACCCGAGTGATACCTGGTGTTGTGACTCCTATATGAAGAG GTTTGACGATGAGTACAATCTCGTCCTTCAGTTCGAGGACGGGAAAACaaaggagaagagagagagCAGCATCACAAAATCGGTCGGCGCCTGGTTTGATGAGAGTGGTCTGCTTCTCCATGACCGTTTCCAAAGTGATGTATGTAAGCTGCACAATAGTTTGTTGGCGGAGAAGAAAGACAagtag
- the LOC121429814 gene encoding probable signal peptidase complex subunit 2 isoform X1, producing the protein MSSERGDTLVRHMEEEPCKVDKWNGTAVKNALDDDIRRIFTKVFEYEENHSLIDNRLVLCSVACMFAIVALIYDYLNPFPESRSVLAFCVLAYFAMMSLLTLYTTMIEKNHFLVTNQKDPAGLDPSDTWCCDSYMKRFDDEYNLVLQFEDGKTKEKRESSITKSVGAWFDESGLLLHDRFQSDVCKLHNSLLAEKKDK; encoded by the exons ATGTCAAGTGAACGTGGAGATACATTGGTAAGACAT atggaGGAGGAGCCGTGCAAAGTGGATAAGTGGAACGGGACTGCGGTCAAGAACGCCTTGGATGATGATATCCGGAGG ATATTCACCAAAGTGTTTGAATACGAAGAGAACCATTCTTTGATCGATAATCGTCTTGTCCTCTGCAGCGTAGCCTGCATGTTTGCCATCGTAGCTCTCATCTACGACTACCTCAATCCGTTTCCTGAATCAAGATCTGTCCTTGCCTTCTGTGTGCTAGC TTATTTTGCCATGATGTCATTGTTGACCCTGTATACGACCATGATAGAGAAGAACCATTTTTTGGTGACGAATCAGAAGGACCCCGCGGGTCTTGACCCGAGTGATACCTGGTGTTGTGACTCCTATATGAAGAG GTTTGACGATGAGTACAATCTCGTCCTTCAGTTCGAGGACGGGAAAACaaaggagaagagagagagCAGCATCACAAAATCGGTCGGCGCCTGGTTTGATGAGAGTGGTCTGCTTCTCCATGACCGTTTCCAAAGTGATGTATGTAAGCTGCACAATAGTTTGTTGGCGGAGAAGAAAGACAagtag
- the LOC121429746 gene encoding dynactin, 150 kDa isoform-like — protein sequence MVLFININVGQRVEVIYKGEVLEGTVKYKGGLTNTTGDWVGIELDEPVGKHNGLYKGRQYFSCRNKHGIFIHPSRIRFTFTKRGLFDTYKSVSPESSVEDTLFTTQKPKVLDYFDGRSVAESYLNTARSGFEDDSDMWFAGKSARLHSRSYSESSTPTYNLGHPIGGRAKLRKDTNDERDERLRIRPKSALGSTTPNLSARSLNYSMLGHTRPMSGRLSASFDKETGRASVLGRSFGGEEDVPFISTPSIPKTHMPHTALRKQEVVGWGLTHRPREWTL from the exons ATGGTCCTGTTCATCAACATCAACGTGGGTCAAAGGGTAGAGGTCATCTATAAGGGTGAAGTTCTTGAGGGGACGGTGAAGTATAAGGGAGGTCTGACCAATACTACGGGAGACTGGGTCGGAATCGAGCTAGATGAACCGG TTGGTAAACACAATGGTTTATACAAAGGGAGGCAGTACTTCAGCTGCAGAAATAAACATGGCATTTTCATTCATCCATCTAGAATCAGATTCACTTTTACTAAGAGAGG TCTATTTGATACTTACAAGTCAGTAAGCCCGGAATCATCAGTTGAAGACACGCTTTTTACAACACAGA AGCCCAAGGTGTTGGATTACTTTGATGGGAGATCCGTGGCTGAATCCTACTTGAATACAGCAAGGAGTGGATTTGAAG ATGATTCAGATATGTGGTTTGCAGGCAAGTCTGCTAGACTCCATTCCAGGAGCTACAGCGAGTCATCCACCCCAACCTATAACCTAGGTCATCCCATCGGAGGCCGTGCGAAGCTCAGGAAAGACACCAACGATGAACGGGACGAGCGTCTAAGGATACGTCCAAAGTCCGCTCTTGGGTCGACGACGCCAAACCTATCGGCAAGAAGCCTGAATTACTCGATGCTTGGCCATACAAGGCCCATGTCCGGGAGACTGAGTGCCTCGTTTGATAAAGAGACTGGAAGGGCTTCTGTTCTTGGGAGGTCCTTCGGTGGTGAGGAGGATGTGCCTTTCATCTCGACGCCGTCCATACCCAAAACCCACATGCCGCACACGGCGCTGAGGAAGCAGGAGGTCGTCGGATGGGGTCTGACGCATAGACCAAGAGAGTGGACATTGTAG